The genomic segment CCAACAACGCAAGCAAGATCAACAAAGCTTTCCAAGACCTTTTCAGGCATAAAGCCACTCCACTCAGCATTTGACTACCTCCCCATATCAGTTAATTTACCATACTTTACCTAATATTATCTCAGATATTGTCTAAATTGGCAATAAATATAGGACTAGGGCAGCCCTTCCGGTATATCGGTGGTGATGGCCACCTGTACCGGGATGGCGGCAAAAAGTCCGGCAAAGAGCGGCTTCACCGGCACCCTGACCCGGGAATAAACCGACACTTCCGTGACAGGGTTGCCCAGGCCATCAGTATTGGGCAGATCCTCGGGATTGAACACCCGGAAATCCGCTACCTGCACCGGCCCTGCGGCCAGACTGCCCGGCAAAGGGTTAAGATTGCCGTCCAGACGCAGGTTTTGCGCCAGAAACTCCCGGAAGGTGTCTTGGGCGGCGATTTCTTCTATTGCCAGGAGGCGATCCGCCAGCTTTTCCCGGTCCAGATTCCGGTACACGGCCATGTTGCTGTAGTCCAAAGCTTGCTTGATTGCGTCCCTCCGGGCATACAAATACGCCGTATCAAAGGCCAGGGCCAGAAGCATCATGGCGATCATCACTGTAATTGCCCCTGTAACAGCTGACGCTCCGCCCTTTTGATCACGCCAAAACAGCATATTTACCCTCCTTACTTCTCAAAATTAAAGCTCACCGAGGACCCGGCAGCCTCCATCACCCGCGGCGTATTCACCGCATAAATGAGAAAATTGCTCAAGGCATAGGTGTCATAGGAGTAGGTGTAACGGATGACCAGGTCTATCGTTTCGCCATAGTCTACAACCGCGTTTGTCCCGGCAATATCAACCCGGTTATCATCAAAACCCATTTGCACCAACTCATCCCGCGCCTTCTGCTCAATGGCCGGGGTCAGTCCTCCTGCCACCTCCATTCTCAACATTGTCTCCCGGTGCACATGGGTAAGATTGGCGTACATGAAAGCCGTTTTAACGGGGGGCAGCAAATTCAGCACAACGAGCATAAGCAATAGCAGCACTATGGCAAAGGCAATTGCTTCACTGCCTCCCTGCCGGTCCTGTACAAAATTGAGCAAATTAAGGCACCCCCTTCCCAGAAACCCATAAAACCCCTGCCAGAATAGCTATGGCGTAGGGTACACGGGGATTTGTCATCTTGTCCTTAACCATATAGAAGAAAAAAAGCGGCAGGGCCGCCAAAAGGCTGGCGTAAAATACCGCCAGACCATACAACGGCCCTCCCGTCAGGGCTAAACCCAACAATAATTTCAAGTCCCCGCCGCCCAAGGCATTGAGACGGTAGCAAAGCTCACAGAGGATACATCCCAAGAACAGAGTAGCCGCCGTAAGCCCCAAGCCCAGGTCAACCAGGGAAAAAACAATCCCGGCCAGGATCAATGTCAGCGTGATCCAGTCCGGGATTTCCCTTGTTTTGGCGTCATGCCAAGCCGCCAGCGCCGCGGCGGCTATCATGGCCGTTTCCATAGTTTTTAAGGATTAACCTGGTTATTCAGGTTCGTGCTCAAAGAGGTAAAAACGTTGCCGATGGCCTCGCCGATATCCCTGAGGTAAGGGAACAGCGCCAAGGCGATAAAGGCGATAATGGCCACCGTCTCAATGGACGGGGTGCCTCTTTTGTCCTTCAGGAAACGTGCGGCGCGCGGGAAAACCGTTTTCAGGCAGGGTAAAGCATGGCGAACCAGGGAAAACATTCAATCAGCCTCCTTCATAATTCTTTTTGTAATCAAAATTGACCGAAACTACTGGTGAACTGAATGAGCAAGGGCATGGCAATCAAGATCATGATGTTGGCCACCACCATTACGCTGATCAGGTGCAAGAAATTAGCCCGGTTTTTCAGGCCTTTTTCAATCCCGGCCTGCTTGCGCGCTTTCAGTACTTCCGCCTGGTGGGCCAGCAGTGATTTCACCCGGCCGGTCGCCTCGCTTTGTTTTAAGGCCAGAACCAAATGATCCACCTCCTCCAAGCCGATTCTGGCTGCAAAGGCGTCCAGGCAACAGGGCAAATTCAAAGTAAGGGCGTAATGGGCGGCGAGCTGTATCACCTCCTTTCTTAAAGGGCCTGAGACCCGCTGAGGCAGGGCGGAAAGGGTTTCCCGCATGCCGTTGCCGCCGGCCAAGGAACGCCGCAAGAAATCCAGCATCTCCGGCAATACCCGGAGAATCTCCTCTTTTCTTCTCCTGGCGGCCAGGTACAAAAGCCCGTCCGGGAGCATAAAACCAACCACACCAAAGAATAAG from the Peptococcaceae bacterium genome contains:
- a CDS encoding prepilin peptidase; translated protein: METAMIAAAALAAWHDAKTREIPDWITLTLILAGIVFSLVDLGLGLTAATLFLGCILCELCYRLNALGGGDLKLLLGLALTGGPLYGLAVFYASLLAALPLFFFYMVKDKMTNPRVPYAIAILAGVLWVSGKGVP